A genome region from Fodinibius salicampi includes the following:
- the atpH gene encoding ATP synthase F1 subunit delta: MHTTKAATRYATALLGVANERNELEEILEDIRFIHNTLNDSSELVTFLKSPVIKFDDKTAVLDKLFFDEIREATKLFLKLLSRKDRINLLDQITTAFIAQYKKQVGIITVNVYVAEELADEQRELLHQKLEEKTQKKVEMDISLDKSLKGGMAIRIDDTVIDGTVKHQLEQLEESLLSSTVE, translated from the coding sequence ATGCATACAACCAAAGCAGCCACAAGATATGCAACGGCCCTCTTGGGGGTAGCCAACGAACGAAATGAACTGGAAGAAATACTTGAAGATATCCGGTTCATTCATAATACGTTAAATGATTCTAGTGAATTGGTTACTTTTTTGAAGAGTCCCGTTATTAAGTTTGATGACAAAACGGCTGTATTGGATAAGCTTTTTTTTGATGAGATCCGGGAGGCTACAAAGCTTTTTTTAAAGCTTTTATCGCGTAAAGATCGTATTAATCTGCTGGATCAGATTACCACTGCCTTTATAGCTCAATATAAAAAACAGGTCGGCATTATTACGGTTAATGTGTATGTGGCCGAAGAGCTGGCAGATGAACAACGGGAGTTGTTGCATCAGAAGCTAGAGGAAAAAACCCAGAAGAAAGTAGAGATGGATATCAGCCTGGATAAATCATTGAAAGGAGGAATGGCTATCCGAATCGATGACACAGTAATTGATGGTACGGTTAAACATCAATTGGAACAGCTGGAAGAATCACTGCTTTCATCTACTGTAGAATAG
- the atpG gene encoding ATP synthase F1 subunit gamma: MANLRDIRNRIESVKNTRQITKAMKMVAAAKLRKAQDRIIETRPYASKMKQIVGRLVQNASEDHELLREPESRNEVLFIIIGSDRGLCGAFNNNLFKVIGKKIEEEYAEQRSNDSLSLVCIGRKAIKHFGKRKYNIIAEYPNFFEDVQFAQASEIMKWVIKEYTSGKYDEVKLAYNEFKSVIAQERIVESVLPIDPTSLIDEEISDQPEREYIYEPDVDSILKELLPSHLNLQLWKAILESNAAEQGARMTAMDNATENANELQEDLELEYNRARQSAITTEISEIISGAQALENA, from the coding sequence ATGGCGAATCTTCGCGACATACGAAACCGGATAGAATCCGTTAAAAATACGCGGCAGATTACGAAGGCCATGAAAATGGTTGCTGCCGCTAAATTGCGAAAGGCTCAAGATAGAATCATTGAGACCCGCCCCTACGCTTCTAAAATGAAGCAGATTGTAGGTCGGTTGGTTCAAAATGCTTCTGAAGATCACGAGCTTCTCAGAGAGCCGGAAAGCCGTAATGAGGTTTTGTTTATTATTATCGGTTCCGATCGGGGCTTGTGTGGTGCTTTCAATAACAATCTGTTTAAGGTTATTGGAAAAAAAATTGAGGAAGAATATGCAGAACAGAGGTCGAACGATTCCCTTTCTCTTGTTTGTATCGGACGAAAAGCAATCAAGCATTTTGGCAAGCGTAAGTATAATATTATAGCTGAATATCCTAACTTCTTTGAAGATGTTCAATTTGCCCAGGCTTCAGAAATTATGAAGTGGGTCATTAAAGAATATACGTCTGGTAAGTATGATGAAGTAAAGCTGGCTTATAATGAATTTAAATCAGTTATTGCTCAAGAGCGTATAGTCGAATCTGTTTTACCTATTGACCCGACTTCACTGATTGATGAAGAAATCAGTGATCAGCCTGAAAGAGAATATATTTATGAGCCGGATGTAGATAGTATCCTGAAAGAATTATTACCTTCCCACTTGAATTTACAGTTATGGAAGGCTATTCTTGAATCAAATGCAGCTGAGCAGGGGGCGCGAATGACCGCAATGGATAACGCTACCGAGAATGCAAACGAGTTGCAGGAAGATCTTGAACTTGAGTATAACAGGGCGCGTCAGAGTGCTATTACAACTGAAATTTCAGAAATTATTTCAGGTGCACAGGCGCTGGAGAATGCATAG
- the atpA gene encoding F0F1 ATP synthase subunit alpha produces the protein MSQVRPDEVSAILRKQLSGFESEADVYDVGTVLEVGDGIARVYGLSKVQAGELVDLPDSKDEDGNTVRGMVLNLEEDNVGIVLFGPTSAVEEGATVKRTKDIASINVGDGLLGRVIDPLGRPLDGKGPISGDTIRVPLERKAPGVIYREPVKEPLQTGIKAIDSLIPIGRGQRELIIGDRQTGKTSVAIDTIINQKQTQDTEKPVHCIYVAVGQKGSTVAGIAKALEDHDAIDYSTIVSAPASSTAPMRYIAPFAGAAIGEYFRDTGRHALVIFDDLSKQAVAYRELSLLLKRPPGREAYPGDVFYLHSRLLERAAKIIDDDKIARQMNNIPEQLRPKVKGGGSLTALPIIETQAGDVSAYIPTNVISITDGQIFLDTDLFNSGVRPAIDVGTSVSRVGGSAQVKSMKDLSGTMKLDLAQYRELEAFAKFGSDLDPATQRQLKRGERTVELLKQDIYQPLAVQEQIALLKINSEGLLDELEIDQVQEFEAEYLETVNVKFDEKMTELAESGKLSDEFADKLLNTAQTIIDQLTATENS, from the coding sequence ATGAGTCAAGTAAGACCAGACGAAGTATCAGCAATATTACGCAAGCAATTATCCGGTTTTGAAAGCGAAGCGGATGTCTATGATGTTGGAACTGTTCTCGAAGTAGGGGATGGTATTGCCCGCGTCTATGGCTTGTCCAAAGTACAGGCCGGAGAACTTGTCGATCTTCCTGATTCTAAAGATGAAGATGGAAATACCGTTCGAGGCATGGTTTTAAACCTCGAGGAAGACAATGTGGGAATTGTACTTTTTGGTCCTACTAGTGCTGTGGAAGAAGGCGCCACCGTGAAGCGGACCAAGGATATTGCTTCTATTAATGTGGGGGATGGTCTTTTAGGGCGCGTTATTGATCCACTGGGACGTCCCCTTGATGGAAAAGGACCTATCTCCGGAGATACTATTCGTGTCCCTCTTGAACGAAAAGCTCCGGGTGTTATTTACCGAGAACCGGTTAAGGAACCCTTGCAGACTGGAATTAAAGCTATTGACTCACTTATCCCAATTGGACGGGGCCAGCGTGAGCTGATTATTGGTGACCGCCAGACCGGAAAAACTTCGGTAGCTATTGACACCATTATAAATCAGAAACAAACACAGGATACGGAAAAACCGGTACATTGTATTTACGTAGCGGTTGGACAAAAAGGATCTACGGTTGCAGGAATTGCTAAAGCTCTTGAAGATCATGATGCCATAGACTATTCCACTATTGTTTCTGCACCCGCCAGTTCCACGGCTCCCATGCGATATATCGCTCCATTTGCAGGAGCAGCAATTGGGGAGTACTTCCGTGATACAGGCCGGCATGCACTAGTCATTTTCGATGATCTTTCGAAACAGGCCGTTGCTTACCGGGAGCTTTCACTACTGTTGAAACGACCGCCTGGACGGGAAGCTTATCCTGGTGACGTTTTTTATCTGCACAGCCGGCTTTTGGAGCGTGCTGCTAAAATAATTGATGATGATAAGATTGCCCGGCAAATGAATAATATTCCGGAGCAATTAAGGCCGAAAGTTAAAGGCGGTGGATCTCTGACTGCTTTGCCGATTATTGAAACACAGGCTGGCGATGTTTCTGCGTATATTCCGACTAACGTTATTTCTATTACAGACGGACAGATATTTCTTGATACGGATCTGTTTAACTCCGGTGTCCGTCCCGCTATTGATGTAGGGACCTCGGTATCTCGTGTAGGTGGTTCTGCTCAGGTTAAATCCATGAAAGACCTCTCGGGTACTATGAAGCTGGACTTGGCCCAATATCGTGAGCTTGAGGCATTTGCTAAGTTTGGATCTGATCTTGATCCTGCCACTCAGCGACAATTGAAGCGTGGAGAGCGAACGGTTGAACTGTTGAAACAGGATATTTACCAGCCTCTTGCGGTGCAAGAGCAAATTGCATTGCTTAAGATAAATAGTGAAGGATTGCTGGATGAATTGGAAATTGATCAGGTTCAGGAATTTGAGGCCGAATACCTCGAGACAGTGAATGTTAAATTTGATGAAAAAATGACTGAACTGGCAGAATCCGGTAAGCTTAGTGATGAGTTTGCTGACAAGTTATTGAATACTGCTCAAACAATAATTGATCAACTTACAGCTACTGAGAACTCTTAA
- a CDS encoding TolC family protein, which translates to MKKTTFVLVLLLFFCSYGTFAQDTVRVSMQEFIERGIENASQLDYEQQKIHLAENQIDQVNAKRYLPSFEFSTQHGVVPGVVSQRDDLSEDEYYLDPNLKNDWEDWAVFTRAEVSAAQPLFTWGALSNAVKAAKSAAVAAKEQFEQQKSDLEVRLIELYQSHILTNEIMRLLEEATNTIKDIEKQLEEKQEEGAEDFDESDFFKFRIFKSEFASRAAEVRESAQMTRRIWNYVLQAGEDTLFIPEESFLDPVTGELREFDYYRMNAVSNRSEIKAIEAGMNAAEYGLEAEKSRNYPALVLGMSGSFANTPNRPRQSNPFIINNANYLSASFGLIIRQNLDFLSMNANVERRQLQYRQTKYLREAAVDGIELELNEAYKNASLSKTKVENTDEALLISKKWLRQEQLDYDFDIGNTKDLIDAMKKELELRVQKRRDIYDFNTDMLELHRKSGLPLTPIFNNED; encoded by the coding sequence ATGAAGAAAACTACCTTTGTTTTAGTATTACTTTTATTCTTCTGTTCGTATGGAACTTTTGCTCAGGATACCGTGCGGGTATCAATGCAGGAATTTATTGAGCGGGGAATTGAAAATGCCTCACAACTTGATTATGAACAGCAAAAAATACATTTAGCCGAGAACCAGATTGACCAGGTAAATGCCAAACGTTATTTGCCTTCATTTGAATTTAGTACCCAGCATGGAGTAGTGCCGGGTGTTGTTAGTCAACGCGATGATTTGAGTGAAGATGAATATTATTTGGATCCAAATCTTAAAAATGACTGGGAAGATTGGGCGGTATTTACCCGGGCCGAAGTAAGTGCGGCGCAACCTCTTTTTACTTGGGGAGCGCTAAGTAATGCTGTAAAAGCAGCCAAATCAGCTGCAGTAGCGGCAAAAGAGCAGTTTGAACAGCAAAAATCGGATTTGGAAGTTCGTTTAATAGAGCTTTACCAAAGCCATATCTTGACAAATGAAATTATGCGATTGCTAGAGGAAGCAACTAATACTATTAAGGATATCGAGAAACAGCTTGAAGAGAAACAGGAGGAGGGAGCTGAAGATTTTGATGAATCTGATTTTTTTAAGTTTAGAATTTTTAAATCGGAATTCGCCAGTCGGGCGGCTGAAGTTCGGGAAAGCGCACAAATGACACGTCGAATATGGAACTATGTGTTACAGGCAGGAGAAGATACACTTTTTATTCCGGAGGAGTCATTTTTGGATCCTGTTACCGGGGAATTAAGGGAATTTGATTACTACCGGATGAATGCCGTTAGTAATCGTTCAGAAATAAAAGCGATCGAAGCGGGGATGAATGCGGCTGAGTATGGTTTGGAAGCTGAAAAGAGTAGAAACTATCCCGCACTGGTTCTTGGTATGTCCGGAAGTTTTGCCAATACTCCCAATCGGCCCCGCCAGAGCAATCCCTTTATCATTAACAATGCCAACTACCTTTCAGCATCATTTGGCTTAATTATACGACAGAATCTGGATTTTTTAAGTATGAATGCTAATGTAGAGCGAAGGCAGCTACAATATCGCCAGACAAAATATTTAAGGGAGGCGGCCGTTGATGGTATTGAATTAGAACTTAATGAGGCTTATAAAAATGCCTCACTTTCAAAAACTAAAGTGGAGAACACCGATGAAGCTCTTCTAATTAGCAAGAAGTGGCTTCGTCAGGAACAACTGGACTATGATTTTGACATAGGCAATACCAAAGATCTGATTGATGCCATGAAGAAAGAACTTGAACTGAGAGTACAAAAAAGGCGTGATATCTATGATTTTAATACGGATATGCTTGAATTACATCGTAAGTCCGGTTTGCCGTTAACACCAATTTTTAATAATGAAGATTAA
- a CDS encoding MlaC/ttg2D family ABC transporter substrate-binding protein, with the protein MKFFKNYFRISLIVLLGILFVQPVDGWAQRDVSDIKQLFEERDREIKALLGPKGTEYTDEQREKLKNIINGNIDYGEMAQFALGDTYDELSADKQNEFVDLFSTIIRDQSLNKLDIYRAKVTYEDITVEGDSAFVSTIAEMDKVRTPVGYELEYEEKNGTQQWVVTDMIIDDVSTAGSYQRQFQRIIRKKGFDSLMETLRKRAAR; encoded by the coding sequence ATGAAGTTTTTTAAAAATTATTTCCGCATATCACTCATTGTATTATTAGGTATACTTTTTGTGCAACCCGTAGATGGATGGGCGCAAAGAGATGTTTCAGACATCAAACAGCTTTTCGAAGAACGGGATCGGGAAATTAAGGCCTTATTGGGGCCTAAAGGAACCGAGTATACTGATGAGCAACGGGAGAAACTCAAAAATATAATCAACGGGAATATAGATTATGGAGAAATGGCTCAATTCGCTCTGGGAGATACTTATGATGAGTTGTCCGCTGATAAACAAAATGAATTCGTCGATCTATTTTCAACGATCATTCGTGATCAGTCATTAAATAAGCTGGATATTTATCGTGCAAAAGTAACCTACGAAGATATAACGGTAGAGGGAGATAGTGCTTTTGTAAGTACTATTGCGGAAATGGATAAGGTCCGTACGCCTGTAGGTTACGAACTGGAGTATGAAGAGAAAAACGGTACGCAGCAGTGGGTGGTAACAGATATGATTATTGACGATGTATCAACAGCTGGTTCTTATCAGCGACAGTTTCAGAGAATTATTCGCAAGAAAGGGTTTGATTCACTTATGGAGACGCTCCGTAAACGGGCAGCCCGATAG